A genomic region of Bactrocera dorsalis isolate Fly_Bdor chromosome 3, ASM2337382v1, whole genome shotgun sequence contains the following coding sequences:
- the LOC105223454 gene encoding uncharacterized protein LOC105223454, translated as MREYISLDHMEVSKQAFTNKENGYFIPHHAVTTKFCVVFNASAKTSNGTSLNDTQFSGPQLHANIVDILHRFRKCKVAITADIQKMFRQILVDRRHRKWQQILWRESPNEPLQVYELKTVTYGMACSPFNAIRALRQCANDNYEVIYDPSRAAAARHSILYNFYVDDYLDSVDSDELAITRAQDVATILKQGQLILGKWNSNSTHVLSAITGTTVSASELELNNSTTKVLGLYWDPVSDELFFKVGLVDDTTMHTKRKVLSDVAKLYDPTGVLAPVVVVAKLFIQDLWKAGLPWDAELPPELLNSWVIFRNSLPDITRLRIPRWLGIRVGSLVHLHGFCNASRKAYAAVIYVQTIDKGGTSRTALVSAKTKIAPIKDVTIPRLELCGAHLLTKAMDNVRQALGLQDAPCTYWSDSTIVLCWIRKPPSTFKQYVSNRVAYIQANSDINAWKHIRSESNPADCASRGLSPAVLADHHLWWTGPTCIHQGVEEMRLPSLTEEEEHLSIAESRVVSILVSRANYQWIMTSTKDNRIPLIEKFSKLSRLLNTTVWLRRWLPKYRGYRNDVVSVAEQHWALLLHVRQAQALNPFLDTDGILRVGGRLTNSDLSEDQRHQIIIPRGALAYLLVADAHTRCLHGGIQQVLQFLRQRFWLIGARAQVKSFIWACTTCRRHLQIIQRQQMASLPKERVLVAPPFSRSGMDYCGPFHVRVGKHRATPTTKTYAAIFICMASRAVHIELAEDLSTQAFIDVYDRFISRRGICATLYSDNGTQFVGANRQMQEYLKAWVTAHAKQHLAAEGTSWKFITPSAPHHGGLWEAAVRSAKKHLLRIMGSQTLRYTELSTFLTRIEACLNSRPLIALYDDPEGGIALTPGDFLIG; from the exons ATGCGAGAATACATCTCTCTCGATCATATGGAGGTTAGCAAGCAAGCTTTCACCAACAAGGAAAATGGGTACTTCATACCTCATCATGCGGTAACCACAAAATTTTGCGTAGTTTTCAACGCTTCCGCGAAGACATCGAATGGGACATCCTTAAACGATACACAGTTTTCTGGACCCCAACTACATGCCAATATTGTCGACATCCTTCACCGTTTTCGCAAATGCAAGGTAGCCATCACTGCAGACATACAGAAGATGTTCCGACAAATACTGGTAGATAGACGACATCGTAAATGGCAACAAATACTTTGGCGTGAATCGCCAAATGAACCTCTTCAGGTGTACGAATTGAAGACGGTAACTTATGGAATGGCTTGTAGTCCATTCAACGCAATACGCGCACTGCGTCAATGTGCGAATGACAATTATGAAGTCATCTATGACCCAAGCCGGGCTGCCGCAGCGCGTCATAGCATACTTTATAATTTCTACGTTGATGACTATTTGGATAGCGTCGACAGCGATGAACTTGCTATTACCCGTGCTCAAGATGTAGCGACCATTTTGAAACAAGGACAATTAATATTGGGAAAGTGGAATTCCAATTCTACACACGTATTATCTGCGATAACCGGTACAACAGTTTCTGCATCAGAACTAGAGTTGAATAACTCAACAACAAAGGTATTGGGTCTTTACTGGGATCCAGTGAGCGACGAGCTCTTCTTCAAGGTAGGCTTAGTTGACGACACGACAATGCATACCAAGCGAAAGGTTTTGAGTGACGTGGCGAAATTATATGATCCAACTGGGGTATTGGCCCCTGTAGTCGTGGTGGCCAAACTATTCATACAGGACTTATGGAAGGCTGGTCTGCCATGGGATGCTGAACTTCCTCCAGAGCTACTCAATTCATGGGTGATATTCCGCAACAGTTTGCCGGATATTACACGACTTCGTATTCCGCGTTGGCTGGGCATACGAGTGGGCTCTTTAGTGCATTTACACGGCTTTTGCAATGCTAGTCGCAAAGCGTATGCAGCAGTTATATATGTTCAAACGATCGATAAAGGTGGTACGTCACGCACAGCTCTTGTTTCAGCGAAGACGAAGATAGCACCAATTAAGGATGTGACGATACCACGCCTGGAACTGTGTGGTGCTCATCTTCTAACTAAGGCGATGGACAACGTACGTCAAGCTTTAGGTCTACAGGACGCCCCATGTACATATTGGAGTGATTCTACTATTGTTTTATGCTGGATACGCAAACCACCATCCACGTTCAAGCAATATGTGTCCAATCGGGTAGCTTACATCCAAGCCAATTCAGACATCAACGCTTGGAAGCACATTCGCTCGGAATCAAATCCAGCCGACTGTGCAAGCAGAGGCTTATCTCCCGCCGTCTTAGCAGATCATCATCTTTGGTGGACCGGACCGACGTGCATCCACCAGGGCGTGGAGGAAATGCGTTTACCTTCTTTAACGGAGGAGGAGGAGCACCTCTCGATTGCTGAATCTCGTGTGGTCTCCATCCTCGTTTCCAGAGCTAATTACCAGTGGATTATGACATCCACGAAAGACAACAGGATACCTCTCATAGAGAAATTTAGTAAATTGAGTCGTTTACTTAACACCACTGTTTGGTTAAGGCGCTGGTTACCCAAATATCGTGGTTACAGGAACGATGTAGTTTCAGTCGCAGAACAGCACTGGGCCTTACTTCTGCATGTTCGACAAGCACAAG CACTCAATCCTTTCTTGGATACAGACGGCATACTGAGAGTAGGTGGTCGACTCACAAACTCCGACTTAAGTGAAGATCAGCGACATCAAATTATAATTCCGCGTGGTGCTCTGGCTTATTTACTAGTCGCTGATGCTCATACACGTTGCTTACATGGTGGAATACAACAAGTGCTTCAGTTCCTTAGACAGCGTTTCTGGCTTATCGGCGCACGGGCGCAAGTAAAGTCTTTCATCTGGGCCTGCACTACATGTCGTAGGCATCTTCAAATTATACAACGTCAACAAATGGCTTCACTTCCGAAAGAGCGTGTACTAGTGGCTCCACCATTCTCTCGTagtggcatggattactgcggGCCATTCCATGTACGTGTGGGAAAGCATCGCGCTACCCCGACTACAAAAACCTACGCtgccatatttatttgtatggcGTCACGAGCGGTTCACATTGAGCTGGCAGAGGACTTGAGTACACAGGCATTTATAGATGTTTACGATCGTTTTATTAGTCGACGAGGTATCTGTGCCACCTTATACAGTGATAATGGAACACAATTTGTAGGGGCTAATCGTCAAATGCAGGAATACTTAAAGGCTTGGGTAACAGCACATGCTAAGCAACATCTGGCAGCTGAAGGTACAAGTTGGAAGTTCATAACACCTTCCGCACCTCATCACGGCGGTCTATGGGAGGCAGCAGTTCGTTCAGCTAAAAAGCATCTGCTGAGGATCATGGGCAGCCAGACGTTGCGCTACACTGAATTGTCTACTTTCCTGACTCGCATCGAGGCGTGTCTAAATTCGAGACCGCTGATAGCTCTCTACGATGATCCTGAAGGAGGGATAGCTCTAACACCAGGTGACTTCCTGATCGGATGA